The Verrucomicrobiia bacterium genomic interval CGCCGCCGCAATGAGGCCGAGGAAAAGGCGACACGCGCAATCCGTTCGATCTCAGGGGTCGTATAGACCATGGTGTCAATGGCGCGGTGGTGGCCATTGCCGAGCTCCTCGGTTTTTTTCGGCTGACCGAAATACATCCCGCCCGTCAGTTCACGAACGACGAGAATATCAATTCCGTCGCCCTGGCGCTCGGGTCGGAGGGGACAGGCATGTGCGAGAGCCTTGGGCAACTGAACCGGGCGCAGGTTTGCGAACAATCCAAATTCCTTGCGAATCCGCAGCAGCGCCGCGCGTTCGGGGCGTTCCTCCTTCGGGATCGTCGGGTCGCGATCCGGCAATCCCACCGAACCGAACAAAATCGCGTCAACATTGCGGCAAAGCGCCAGCGTGTCATCGGGAAGCGCCTTTCCCGAAGCGTCGATGCCTGCCCAGCCGACGGGAGCCTCGGTGACCTCAAGAGTAAAACCGTGGGTTTTCTCGGCAGCCCGGAGCACCTTGAGAGCTTCCCGCATCACCTCAGGTCCGATTCCGTCGCCAGCGAGCGACGCGATTTTGAAATGCTTCATGATTTGATTAGTGCGGGGAGCCATTTCGTTTCGGAATCTGCTCCAGCGCAGGGCCGCGATGCTAATGACTTCAACTGTTGCTGCAACGGAATTTTGCGATTCCAGGGCAGCGAGCGGCGACGTGCTCGAAAGCCGGATCCATTTTTGCACGTGGAAGTTCACCAACCCCCGAGTGACGCCCCAAGTCATCGTCGCCAGGTCAGTCGCCATTGGGCCGCCACAAGAGTTCGGGGTGATCGGTTCGCCCCTTGTTCGCCTTGAAATCCCAATACGCGGCGTTTGGAAACCG includes:
- the leuB gene encoding 3-isopropylmalate dehydrogenase encodes the protein MKHFKIASLAGDGIGPEVMREALKVLRAAEKTHGFTLEVTEAPVGWAGIDASGKALPDDTLALCRNVDAILFGSVGLPDRDPTIPKEERPERAALLRIRKEFGLFANLRPVQLPKALAHACPLRPERQGDGIDILVVRELTGGMYFGQPKKTEELGNGHHRAIDTMVYTTPEIERIARVAFSSASLRRRKVTSIDKANVLENGVLWRDVVTRVGREFPDVALEHMFVDNAAMQLLLRPTQFDVMLCENMFGDILSDEAAALAGSLGMLPSASLGATVGGKTFGFYEPAGGTAPDIAGKNLANPIAQILSAALMLRHSFQLNDAAAAIEQAVRRAIESGNRTGDIFNSAEANGRRVGTREMGDAIAAALQQS